A portion of the Bdellovibrio bacteriovorus genome contains these proteins:
- a CDS encoding FAD-dependent oxidoreductase, which translates to MQRRDFLKSSLSAAAISSLGLPKMAKASAWASENLADDLPIAQIDTPSSIDFNGDMPTRPHNILWDVNGYFAKKGGVPPVSEHLDVVVVGGGVAGLTAAYHLRHKKVALIEQDMRFGGNAKGEVYKDAVYSIGSAYLCEPEADSDLGKLLTELDIWKKGRTESGEETSVFFGNAFRKPFWEGASDPEAAADFKKFHAKMVEIYNEADFDHETSEWAKANDRLTMEEWIQKEFGTLHPHIMEYLQLYAWSSFGASLDELSALQYLGFISAETGSLLVFPGGNSYVLHKMVQKIRAESKTASLRSGCLVMRVKNEGDGVSVVYENALGELIHVRAKHAILACPKYVANYLVPEAGMERFNMVRRLPYRAYLVANLFINKPFKAPSYELYCLRGEMPPAPNPSRPPKRSFTDICFGTWAQHDKTTHGVFTLYHGIAYDGARQNLFIPSAHEKYKNQYLTDIEPVLRTLGLNTQDIHGIRMTRWGHALPVARAGMLVDGTAAAASASVGNIHYANQDNTMNPSFESAFQAALTAIRRVE; encoded by the coding sequence ATGCAAAGACGTGACTTCCTAAAAAGCTCCCTTTCCGCGGCCGCTATTTCCTCTTTAGGTTTGCCCAAGATGGCTAAGGCCTCTGCCTGGGCTTCAGAAAATTTGGCGGATGATTTACCAATCGCTCAGATCGACACCCCCTCAAGTATTGATTTTAACGGAGACATGCCGACTCGCCCGCACAATATCTTGTGGGACGTGAACGGCTACTTTGCAAAAAAAGGCGGCGTTCCACCGGTCAGTGAACACCTTGATGTGGTCGTTGTTGGTGGAGGTGTGGCGGGTTTAACGGCGGCTTATCATCTTCGTCATAAAAAAGTGGCGCTGATTGAACAAGACATGCGCTTTGGTGGAAATGCTAAAGGTGAAGTTTATAAAGACGCGGTTTATTCCATTGGCTCGGCTTATCTTTGTGAGCCTGAAGCTGATTCAGATTTAGGAAAACTTTTAACAGAATTAGATATCTGGAAAAAAGGTCGCACCGAATCTGGTGAAGAGACTTCCGTGTTTTTTGGAAACGCGTTCCGCAAACCTTTTTGGGAAGGTGCGAGTGATCCCGAAGCGGCGGCGGACTTTAAAAAATTCCACGCCAAGATGGTAGAAATTTATAACGAAGCTGATTTTGATCACGAAACTTCAGAGTGGGCCAAAGCCAATGATCGCCTCACGATGGAAGAATGGATTCAAAAAGAATTCGGCACCTTACATCCGCACATCATGGAGTATTTGCAGCTTTATGCCTGGAGCTCTTTCGGGGCTTCTTTAGATGAATTATCGGCATTGCAATACTTGGGATTTATTTCGGCTGAAACCGGATCGCTTTTAGTTTTCCCAGGCGGAAACTCTTACGTTCTTCATAAAATGGTGCAAAAAATCCGTGCGGAATCTAAAACGGCCTCTTTGCGTTCGGGCTGCTTAGTCATGCGCGTAAAAAACGAGGGTGACGGCGTCAGCGTCGTTTATGAAAATGCCCTGGGAGAACTCATCCATGTGCGAGCAAAGCATGCTATTCTAGCGTGCCCCAAATACGTAGCTAACTATTTGGTTCCCGAAGCCGGCATGGAAAGATTCAATATGGTTCGCCGCCTGCCATACCGTGCGTATTTGGTGGCTAATTTATTTATTAATAAACCATTCAAAGCCCCGAGCTATGAGCTTTACTGCCTGCGTGGAGAAATGCCGCCGGCACCAAACCCGTCTCGGCCACCCAAACGGAGTTTTACTGACATTTGCTTCGGAACTTGGGCACAGCACGACAAAACCACTCACGGAGTTTTCACTCTGTACCACGGAATTGCTTATGATGGCGCCCGACAAAACCTGTTCATCCCTTCAGCGCATGAGAAATACAAAAACCAATACCTGACGGACATTGAGCCTGTTCTGCGTACATTGGGACTAAATACTCAAGATATTCACGGCATTAGAATGACTCGTTGGGGACACGCTCTACCGGTGGCTCGTGCCGGAATGTTGGTCGACGGAACCGCGGCTGCGGCAAGTGCGAGTGTGGGAAATATCCATTACGCCAACCAAGATAACACGATGAATCCTAGCTTTGAGTCGGCTTTCCAAGCCGCCTTAACGGCCATTCGCCGTGTCGAATAA
- a CDS encoding substrate-binding periplasmic protein, with protein sequence MLRSLILSSLMFCASSGFAMTIVGFDGEPFYFKNGSEGIAGACHEIMQKLCDKEKLHCKFKIASLPQVLEMMKTGKADATCPLSETQDRTEYIGFSNKVFKTRFAFFGLPDVATKVIQLKDLSGLSVGVNTPSRVSESLEEIRQNSPVKFEIIKESSNISTLMRAEKISTVLAYINHEIAMRWIEKSHSPLVEAPLKGEILSYNIGFSKKTLSNEKIARYVTSIQEITDDKETQDSVAKLGLTLWSEATSLKTEADVKSATPAPTASIVPASTQGLTPSVTPSPLATAVPGAKEKSEKEDSE encoded by the coding sequence ATGCTTCGAAGTTTGATTCTTTCTTCTTTGATGTTCTGTGCGTCTTCGGGGTTTGCGATGACCATCGTGGGCTTTGATGGTGAACCTTTTTATTTTAAAAACGGATCTGAGGGTATTGCGGGCGCCTGTCATGAGATCATGCAAAAACTGTGTGATAAAGAAAAGCTTCATTGCAAATTTAAAATCGCCTCTTTACCCCAGGTTTTGGAGATGATGAAAACGGGCAAAGCCGACGCGACTTGCCCCCTTTCCGAAACTCAAGATCGCACTGAATACATAGGTTTCAGTAACAAAGTTTTTAAAACTCGTTTTGCATTTTTTGGACTGCCCGATGTGGCGACCAAAGTCATTCAGCTAAAAGATCTTTCGGGGCTTTCCGTCGGCGTAAACACGCCCTCCCGAGTCTCTGAAAGTCTTGAAGAAATACGTCAGAACTCACCTGTGAAATTTGAAATCATCAAGGAAAGTTCCAATATTTCGACGTTGATGCGAGCAGAAAAAATCTCGACCGTTTTGGCCTACATTAATCATGAAATTGCCATGCGCTGGATTGAAAAGTCACACAGCCCCTTAGTCGAAGCACCGCTGAAGGGCGAAATTCTTTCTTACAACATCGGTTTTTCTAAAAAGACTTTGTCGAATGAAAAAATCGCTCGTTATGTGACGTCCATCCAAGAAATAACCGACGATAAAGAAACCCAAGACTCCGTGGCAAAATTAGGTTTAACTTTATGGTCTGAAGCCACCAGCCTAAAAACTGAAGCTGACGTAAAATCCGCTACGCCTGCACCCACCGCCAGCATCGTTCCGGCCTCGACACAAGGCTTAACCCCGTCCGTGACCCCGTCGCCTCTTGCGACCGCAGTTCCTGGTGCTAAAGAAAAATCTGAGAAAGAAGATTCGGAATAA
- a CDS encoding aconitate hydratase, whose product MASKIETTPEMVQNVYKKTAERLTVIRNRLNRPLTLAEKILFGHLDDPQNQELVRGESFLLLRPDRVAMQDATAQMALLQFMLAGKDEAAVPSTVHCDHLIQAYKGKEADMNASNMSNKEVFEFLATTSSRYNIGFWRPGAGIIHQVILENYAFPGGLMIGTDSHTPNAGGLGMCAVGVGGSDASDVMVGLPWEVKNPKLIGVHLKGKLQGWASAKDVILKLCGMLTVKGGTDKIVEYFGEGTSSISCTGKATITNMGAELGATCSVFPYDDRMAAYLKSTGRTELSQVADGHKDLLSADADVMANPGKYFDEVYEIDLSALEPHLVGPHSPDIARPISALKKESAEKGYTIEISSALIGSCTNSSYEDIGRAAFVAKQAMDIGVKMNQPFLVSPGSTQIQKTIERDGQMATFNEVGATVLANACGPCIGQWRRDDVKTGTKNTIVTSFNRNFRARNDANPETLAFIGSPEIVMALGLAGRLDFNPATDELQGPKGKIKLQAPVAPELPAQGFIPDTEGYQKPAGAQAQVAVSPTSERLQLLAPFTKWDGKDFVDNLVLAKAKGKCTTDHISPGGKWLNYRGHLDNISNNMLLGADNAFTAEIGKGKNLLTGEEHIEFPQVARNYQKQGKGWVIIGDENYGEGSSREHAAMSPRFLGGTAVITKSFARIHETNLKKQGVLALTFANPKDYDKVQETDLVSLINLKDLAPGKPVTMVLKHKDGTTENIELKHTYNAEQLKWFRAGSALNLIRGL is encoded by the coding sequence ATGGCTTCTAAAATCGAAACCACTCCCGAGATGGTGCAAAACGTTTACAAGAAAACCGCAGAACGTTTGACGGTGATCCGCAACCGTTTGAACCGTCCTTTGACTCTTGCAGAAAAAATTCTTTTTGGTCACTTGGATGACCCTCAAAATCAAGAGCTTGTTCGCGGTGAAAGTTTCTTATTGTTAAGACCGGACCGTGTGGCGATGCAAGATGCGACGGCGCAAATGGCTTTGTTGCAATTCATGCTTGCGGGAAAAGATGAAGCCGCCGTTCCTTCAACAGTCCACTGCGATCACTTGATCCAAGCTTACAAAGGTAAAGAAGCGGACATGAACGCTTCAAACATGTCGAACAAAGAAGTTTTTGAGTTTTTGGCGACAACATCGTCTCGTTACAACATCGGGTTCTGGAGACCAGGTGCGGGTATCATTCACCAAGTGATCTTAGAAAACTACGCGTTCCCCGGTGGCTTGATGATCGGAACAGACTCTCACACACCGAATGCCGGTGGTTTGGGGATGTGTGCCGTCGGTGTCGGGGGATCTGACGCTTCGGACGTGATGGTCGGACTTCCTTGGGAAGTTAAAAATCCAAAACTTATTGGTGTTCACTTAAAAGGTAAATTGCAAGGTTGGGCGTCAGCAAAAGACGTGATCTTAAAACTTTGCGGAATGCTCACCGTTAAAGGTGGAACAGATAAAATTGTTGAGTACTTTGGTGAAGGAACGTCTTCCATTTCTTGTACGGGTAAAGCCACGATCACGAACATGGGGGCAGAACTTGGGGCTACTTGCTCTGTGTTTCCTTATGATGATCGTATGGCGGCCTATTTAAAATCAACAGGCCGTACTGAGCTTTCACAAGTGGCTGATGGGCACAAAGATCTTTTGTCCGCCGATGCTGATGTGATGGCGAATCCAGGTAAATACTTTGACGAGGTTTACGAAATCGATTTGTCAGCGTTAGAACCCCACTTAGTGGGTCCTCACTCTCCAGACATCGCGCGTCCTATTTCGGCCCTTAAAAAAGAATCTGCAGAAAAAGGTTACACGATCGAGATTTCTTCCGCGTTGATTGGTTCTTGCACGAACTCTTCTTACGAAGACATTGGCAGAGCGGCCTTCGTCGCCAAACAAGCTATGGATATCGGTGTTAAAATGAATCAACCGTTCCTAGTGTCGCCGGGTTCCACACAGATCCAAAAAACAATTGAACGCGACGGTCAAATGGCGACGTTCAACGAAGTGGGCGCGACAGTCTTGGCAAATGCTTGCGGACCTTGTATCGGTCAATGGCGCCGTGATGACGTCAAAACGGGTACTAAAAATACTATCGTGACGTCATTCAACCGCAACTTCCGTGCACGTAATGATGCGAACCCTGAGACGTTGGCTTTCATCGGATCCCCAGAAATCGTGATGGCGTTGGGCTTAGCCGGACGCTTGGATTTCAATCCAGCGACCGATGAGCTTCAAGGACCTAAAGGCAAAATCAAACTTCAAGCACCGGTGGCGCCTGAATTGCCAGCGCAAGGTTTTATCCCTGACACCGAAGGTTATCAAAAACCTGCGGGGGCTCAAGCGCAAGTGGCGGTCAGCCCCACGTCTGAGCGTTTGCAATTACTAGCTCCGTTTACAAAATGGGATGGAAAAGATTTTGTGGACAACCTGGTTTTAGCCAAAGCCAAAGGCAAATGTACAACGGATCATATCTCTCCGGGGGGTAAGTGGTTAAATTATCGCGGTCACTTAGACAACATCTCTAACAACATGTTGTTGGGTGCGGATAACGCGTTCACTGCGGAAATTGGTAAAGGTAAAAACTTGCTCACCGGTGAAGAGCACATCGAGTTCCCACAAGTGGCGCGCAATTACCAAAAACAAGGTAAGGGCTGGGTTATCATTGGCGATGAAAACTACGGGGAAGGTTCTTCACGTGAACATGCGGCGATGTCGCCAAGGTTCTTAGGTGGTACGGCGGTGATCACAAAATCATTTGCGCGTATCCATGAAACCAATTTGAAAAAACAAGGTGTCTTGGCTTTAACTTTCGCTAATCCAAAAGATTACGACAAAGTCCAAGAGACTGATTTGGTCAGCTTGATCAACCTTAAGGACCTAGCACCTGGAAAACCGGTGACCATGGTTCTTAAGCACAAAGACGGAACAACCGAAAATATTGAACTGAAGCACACCTATAACGCTGAACAATTAAAATGGTTCCGCGCGGGAAGTGCGTTGAACTTAATCCGCGGTCTTTAA
- a CDS encoding NAD-dependent deacylase has translation MNREIFKNIVILTGAGISAESGIRTFRDQDGLWEEHRIEDVATPEAFQRDPALVQRFYNLRRAQLKDENVLPNKAHEALARLESEWEGNFLLVTQNVDNLHRRAGSKNLLHMHGRLDRVFCQNCDEHWDHSENLAVDEACIACGRRGNVRPDIVWFGEMPYHMDEIYEALDKADYFISIGTSGLVYPAAGFVQIAWKARKIEFNMKETGISPAFHEHRMGPATVEVDQWVNEILTD, from the coding sequence ATGAACCGCGAAATTTTTAAAAATATTGTGATCTTAACCGGTGCTGGAATCAGCGCTGAAAGCGGCATTCGCACCTTTCGGGATCAAGACGGATTGTGGGAGGAGCATCGCATTGAAGACGTCGCGACTCCAGAAGCATTTCAACGCGACCCCGCCTTGGTTCAACGCTTTTACAATCTGCGCCGTGCACAGCTTAAAGATGAAAATGTGCTACCAAATAAGGCACACGAAGCCTTGGCCCGCTTAGAATCAGAATGGGAAGGAAACTTTCTTTTGGTCACGCAGAATGTCGACAACTTGCATCGTCGTGCGGGATCTAAAAACTTACTGCACATGCATGGAAGGTTGGATCGCGTGTTCTGTCAAAATTGTGACGAACACTGGGATCACAGCGAAAATTTGGCGGTGGACGAGGCTTGCATCGCCTGCGGTCGTCGCGGCAACGTGCGCCCCGATATCGTGTGGTTTGGCGAGATGCCCTATCACATGGATGAAATTTACGAGGCTTTAGATAAAGCCGATTATTTTATTTCTATTGGCACTAGCGGCCTGGTGTACCCGGCCGCGGGCTTTGTCCAAATCGCATGGAAAGCGCGAAAGATTGAATTTAATATGAAAGAAACCGGGATCTCCCCGGCCTTTCACGAACACCGCATGGGTCCGGCCACTGTCGAAGTGGACCAATGGGTGAATGAGATTTTAACTGACTAG
- a CDS encoding trypsin-like serine protease, protein MQIFKYTLMFVLSWVALAEARVPYAPLKAPGRVSFKENIVYQGTEATESSPAWKSIVQIQFADKEGNATACTGGILSANAILTAAHCIRDTNLEYIVVNLFRGAKIVSQKFYTKGNFLGTRNPSYELSAYDTIHDTAVIVLKEKLFEASSEYKPLAILNSTTRAKIRLADTVYVAGTGLTELELKVLSEGKLIHTTGYLTSFESEDAIEVEVTKPSGLCAGDSGSPIVMKIDNEYIIAAISSAVTPNLSDLCGTTLHGTFMSASESEWILSAIAQGLVKLKN, encoded by the coding sequence ATGCAGATTTTTAAGTACACCTTAATGTTCGTTCTTTCTTGGGTGGCGCTGGCAGAAGCGCGGGTGCCGTATGCTCCCCTGAAAGCCCCGGGGCGCGTTTCTTTCAAGGAAAACATCGTTTACCAAGGCACCGAGGCGACCGAAAGCAGTCCTGCCTGGAAAAGCATCGTGCAAATCCAATTTGCCGATAAAGAAGGTAATGCCACTGCCTGCACCGGGGGCATTTTAAGTGCGAACGCCATCCTGACCGCGGCTCATTGCATTCGTGATACGAATTTAGAATACATTGTCGTTAACTTGTTCCGCGGCGCTAAAATAGTAAGCCAAAAATTTTATACCAAAGGAAATTTCCTAGGCACTCGCAATCCTTCCTATGAACTTTCAGCTTACGATACGATTCACGACACCGCGGTGATTGTTTTAAAAGAAAAACTTTTTGAAGCGTCTTCCGAATATAAACCCTTAGCCATTTTGAATTCGACCACTCGCGCGAAGATTCGTCTTGCCGACACTGTCTATGTGGCGGGCACCGGATTAACGGAGTTAGAGCTTAAAGTCTTAAGCGAAGGCAAGCTTATTCATACCACCGGCTACCTGACTTCATTTGAATCCGAAGATGCCATCGAAGTCGAAGTCACAAAACCTTCCGGTCTTTGCGCCGGGGATTCGGGCTCTCCGATTGTGATGAAGATTGACAACGAATATATCATTGCGGCCATTTCTTCGGCGGTGACACCCAACTTAAGCGATCTTTGCGGGACGACCCTGCATGGCACCTTTATGAGTGCCAGCGAGTCTGAATGGATTCTATCGGCGATCGCCCAGGGTCTGGTTAAATTAAAAAACTAA
- a CDS encoding BatD family protein, protein MKKIGKTAHLKRKLTAFLRRRRTFSTPSSSCLAFCALNALFLVTLLSSVGLANTTVNATVDRDDVGLGDTFALTVSVVSNENVDIQEPRVPDLDGFELMGATSSTAVAQKLVQTSQGMQFETQRRKEFYYQLSPRRAGTLSISSFEVVIDGKVFRTQPIVIKVGAQGTGQHSRPQPGRPSQFDDEDPFSAEDEIFNQLLRQRQRLLQQHMGQMGQMPGLPQANVGIPDAAFRSLPTNPNEAFFISLEIDKTEVFEGEQVTANWYIYTRGQMETLDRLKFPSLKGFWKEIIEEVPSIQFTEEIVNGVPWKKALLASHALFPIKPGTAVIDEYKIKSRVRILNQGMGGFYGRPYEYTKSSARVPIKVNPLPVEGRPPEFTGAVGQFEVHAKVDNQQVPVNQPFSLILRFEGAGNAKVIDLPAMNLPTGIEQYDSKSESKFFKNGRSYKEFEVLLIPRQEGDITIPAMTIGMFDPVAKKYYTKTTEAISLKVVNNPNAPVGSSQRLGDVKTPPTTPAKKELPQIITTWEPAAQAGVLYRPWLWAVIYGGALVALLARMQREFGWGRRRRTLKEQVQKRYKVVDAALKKDDYRKVGVEMTNIYYTVLGVVSGTGGAAVEIQNLLEQVPPSVRRDHGAEIASSFEIFQTMSFAPDEMLGSLKDPSTMKKNIERAKKVLSSVINAIETK, encoded by the coding sequence GTGAAAAAGATTGGTAAGACAGCACATTTAAAACGCAAACTGACTGCGTTTCTTCGTCGTCGACGTACTTTTAGTACGCCTTCCTCCTCGTGCCTTGCATTTTGCGCTTTAAATGCGCTGTTTTTGGTGACTCTGTTGTCATCGGTCGGGCTCGCGAATACTACCGTTAATGCCACTGTGGATCGTGATGATGTGGGCTTGGGGGATACTTTCGCTTTGACGGTGTCCGTGGTTTCTAATGAAAACGTCGATATTCAAGAGCCTCGTGTTCCAGATTTAGACGGTTTTGAGTTGATGGGGGCGACGTCTTCAACGGCGGTGGCGCAAAAGCTGGTGCAAACCTCTCAAGGGATGCAGTTTGAAACTCAACGTCGTAAAGAGTTTTATTATCAGCTCAGTCCGCGTCGTGCGGGAACCTTGAGCATTTCCTCTTTTGAAGTGGTTATCGATGGTAAAGTCTTTCGCACGCAGCCCATCGTGATAAAAGTAGGCGCACAAGGGACCGGTCAACACTCGCGTCCGCAACCGGGTCGTCCTTCGCAATTTGATGACGAAGACCCTTTCAGTGCCGAAGATGAAATCTTTAATCAGCTTTTGCGTCAACGTCAGCGTTTACTGCAGCAGCACATGGGGCAGATGGGGCAAATGCCAGGACTGCCGCAAGCCAATGTCGGGATTCCGGATGCGGCTTTTCGCAGTTTGCCGACAAATCCCAATGAGGCTTTCTTTATTTCTTTAGAGATCGACAAAACTGAGGTGTTTGAAGGCGAACAAGTGACGGCCAACTGGTATATTTATACTCGTGGTCAAATGGAGACTTTAGATCGCTTAAAATTCCCAAGCCTTAAAGGCTTCTGGAAAGAGATCATCGAGGAAGTTCCTTCAATTCAGTTCACGGAAGAAATCGTTAACGGCGTTCCTTGGAAAAAGGCTTTACTCGCGTCCCACGCGTTATTTCCGATCAAGCCGGGCACGGCGGTGATTGATGAGTATAAAATCAAATCCCGTGTGCGTATCTTAAATCAAGGCATGGGCGGATTTTACGGACGCCCTTATGAATACACCAAAAGTTCCGCGCGCGTGCCGATCAAAGTAAATCCGTTGCCGGTGGAAGGACGTCCGCCAGAATTTACCGGTGCTGTTGGTCAGTTTGAGGTGCACGCGAAAGTTGACAACCAACAAGTCCCGGTGAATCAGCCTTTCAGTTTGATTTTACGCTTTGAAGGTGCGGGGAACGCCAAGGTCATTGATTTACCCGCGATGAATTTGCCAACAGGTATTGAACAGTACGATTCTAAGTCAGAATCAAAATTTTTTAAAAACGGGCGCAGCTATAAGGAATTCGAAGTTCTTTTGATTCCGCGCCAAGAAGGCGATATTACGATCCCCGCGATGACGATTGGCATGTTTGATCCCGTCGCAAAAAAATATTACACCAAAACGACGGAAGCGATTTCTTTAAAAGTCGTGAACAACCCGAATGCCCCGGTGGGATCTTCACAGCGCCTGGGGGACGTGAAAACACCTCCGACGACTCCGGCAAAAAAAGAATTGCCCCAAATTATCACGACGTGGGAACCCGCAGCTCAAGCCGGCGTGTTGTATCGTCCGTGGCTTTGGGCCGTGATTTACGGCGGTGCTCTCGTGGCGTTATTAGCCCGCATGCAACGTGAATTTGGATGGGGACGTCGTCGTCGCACATTAAAAGAACAAGTCCAAAAACGTTATAAAGTCGTTGATGCGGCCTTAAAGAAAGACGATTACCGCAAAGTGGGAGTGGAGATGACAAACATCTATTACACCGTTCTGGGTGTGGTGTCGGGGACCGGTGGTGCCGCCGTTGAAATTCAAAATCTTTTAGAACAGGTGCCACCCAGTGTGCGCCGTGACCATGGCGCGGAAATCGCTAGCAGCTTTGAGATCTTCCAAACCATGAGCTTTGCGCCGGATGAAATGCTAGGTTCTTTGAAAGACCCCAGCACGATGAAAAAGAATATTGAAAGAGCTAAAAAAGTTTTAAGTTCCGTTATTAACGCTATTGAAACGAAGTAA
- a CDS encoding tetratricopeptide repeat protein → MMRLRKISLLGLFVLVGCGPGRPDLRTLELNREGNKALEKQAFPAAMDKYIQALSFDPFIGDLHLNLGLSLEGQQQAEQALKSYKEAENLALKEENLSLVFMARFNQAQLLGKAKRVDEALALYQKALEIIPSSTEVKTNIELLTMAQQGQGEGDSKDENQDQQGGGQGKDQKEQKDPKDQKDQKDQKDSDKEDKDKKDDKPKQPQQSPKYKPRPFQGKELSESDVKKILGELKQQEEKIRAEYNRQDIKESPREKDW, encoded by the coding sequence ATGATGAGACTGCGTAAAATTTCACTTTTAGGACTGTTTGTTTTAGTCGGCTGCGGGCCGGGGCGCCCGGACTTACGAACACTCGAGCTCAACCGCGAGGGAAATAAAGCTCTTGAAAAGCAAGCCTTCCCCGCGGCGATGGATAAATACATCCAAGCATTAAGCTTTGACCCTTTCATCGGGGATTTGCATTTAAATTTAGGCCTTTCCCTGGAGGGGCAACAACAAGCCGAACAAGCTTTAAAGTCTTATAAAGAAGCTGAAAATTTAGCGCTGAAAGAAGAAAATCTTTCTTTGGTTTTTATGGCGCGCTTTAATCAAGCTCAACTTTTAGGAAAAGCAAAACGGGTGGATGAGGCTTTAGCCCTTTATCAGAAAGCCTTAGAGATCATTCCAAGTTCAACGGAAGTAAAAACCAATATCGAACTTTTAACCATGGCTCAACAAGGCCAGGGTGAAGGCGATAGCAAAGACGAAAACCAAGACCAACAAGGTGGCGGTCAAGGCAAAGATCAAAAAGAACAAAAAGATCCGAAGGACCAAAAAGACCAAAAGGATCAAAAAGATTCAGACAAAGAAGATAAAGATAAAAAAGACGATAAGCCAAAACAACCTCAGCAGTCTCCGAAATACAAACCTCGCCCTTTCCAAGGCAAAGAGCTGTCAGAGAGTGATGTAAAGAAGATCTTAGGCGAATTAAAACAGCAGGAAGAAAAAATCCGTGCTGAATACAATCGCCAAGACATAAAGGAATCCCCCCGTGAAAAAGATTGGTAA
- a CDS encoding vWA domain-containing protein, producing MFRFENIAAFQYLWLIPAILVMGYFFERRARKKMETAIGSRLYPFLSSSVSSKKRRLKTFLQVLTVLFFVIALARPQMGESQQQVKSEGVEIIFAVDVSESMMAEDVKPSRLAQAKAELSRLVDLMPGNKVGVMAFAGSAALLSPLTNDPGAIKMYLESLEPGSVSTQGTNFTQALQVAKDAFERGGAATDDVVKVTRVILFASDGEDHEPGALEAAKKMTDDGIRIFSLAYGTEKGGAIPVRDGMGFLKGYKKDRQGQTILTTVKGDALRALAEAGRGSFYFATFGGEQTKLLVEDISKLERTQFDSTMATQYEERFQSLLMFGIILALLELFLGERRRGFLFWKGRYEVPPA from the coding sequence ATGTTTCGCTTTGAAAACATCGCTGCCTTTCAATATCTGTGGCTGATCCCGGCGATCCTCGTGATGGGTTATTTTTTCGAACGTCGCGCGCGCAAAAAAATGGAAACGGCCATTGGCAGTCGCTTGTATCCATTTCTTTCAAGCTCGGTTTCAAGCAAGAAACGCCGACTTAAAACTTTCTTACAAGTTTTAACGGTTTTATTTTTTGTGATCGCCCTGGCACGCCCTCAAATGGGTGAAAGCCAACAGCAAGTCAAAAGCGAAGGCGTGGAAATCATCTTTGCCGTCGACGTGTCAGAAAGTATGATGGCCGAAGACGTAAAACCATCACGCTTAGCCCAAGCCAAGGCGGAGCTCAGTCGCTTGGTGGATTTAATGCCGGGAAATAAAGTGGGTGTTATGGCCTTTGCCGGATCAGCCGCTTTACTTTCTCCGTTAACCAATGATCCTGGCGCGATCAAAATGTATCTGGAATCTTTAGAGCCTGGTTCCGTTTCCACCCAAGGGACAAACTTCACGCAAGCTCTGCAAGTCGCTAAAGATGCTTTTGAACGCGGGGGAGCTGCTACTGATGACGTGGTTAAAGTCACCCGCGTGATTTTATTTGCCTCTGATGGCGAAGACCATGAACCGGGGGCTTTAGAGGCCGCAAAAAAAATGACGGATGATGGGATTCGAATTTTTTCTTTAGCTTACGGCACGGAAAAAGGGGGCGCCATCCCTGTTCGTGACGGCATGGGGTTTTTAAAAGGATATAAAAAAGATCGCCAAGGACAAACCATTCTGACAACGGTTAAGGGGGATGCTTTAAGAGCCTTGGCCGAAGCGGGCCGTGGTAGTTTCTATTTTGCTACTTTTGGTGGCGAGCAGACGAAGTTGTTGGTCGAAGATATTTCTAAATTAGAAAGAACACAGTTTGATTCGACCATGGCCACGCAATACGAAGAAAGATTTCAAAGTCTTTTGATGTTCGGGATTATTTTGGCTTTATTAGAACTTTTCTTAGGTGAAAGACGTCGAGGCTTCCTTTTCTGGAAAGGTCGCTATGAGGTGCCACCCGCATGA